A genome region from Pseudanabaena sp. Chao 1811 includes the following:
- a CDS encoding type II toxin-antitoxin system VapC family toxin has product MTEMIFADTFYWVALLSPRDAFHSQAIAITAKLGKTKIITTDEVLSEVLNFLSDGGVRLRERTVNTVRQLLSADSEKVMVLAQSHETFLGGLKLYEQRLDKGYSLTDCISMVTMKQMDISQILTHDHHFTQEGFTILFPRDRLQ; this is encoded by the coding sequence ATGACTGAGATGATTTTTGCTGACACTTTTTATTGGGTGGCATTACTCAGTCCTCGCGATGCTTTTCACAGTCAAGCGATCGCTATTACGGCTAAGCTTGGTAAGACGAAAATCATTACAACTGATGAAGTACTTAGTGAAGTTCTTAACTTTTTGTCTGATGGTGGTGTGAGATTGCGCGAACGAACAGTAAATACAGTTCGGCAACTTCTCAGCGCAGATTCAGAAAAGGTGATGGTATTAGCTCAATCTCATGAAACTTTTTTAGGTGGATTGAAGCTATATGAGCAACGGTTAGATAAGGGTTATAGTCTTACGGATTGTATCTCAATGGTAACGATGAAACAAATGGATATTAGTCAAATATTGACTCACGATCATCATTTTACTCAAGAGGGTTTTACAATTCTTTTTCCACGCGATCGCCTACAGTAA